The following coding sequences lie in one Pseudomonas syringae CC1557 genomic window:
- a CDS encoding sensor domain-containing diguanylate cyclase, which translates to MTAKRFRLRILSFINDHRSAWLIAVLAFLVGSALTVMLALADNELYQRQVRQRFDLLAAERFSRLQERLDRQVTRLDTLSRFLIFSHQVKQSEFDGFVAPLLLGTQAYTWNPRITRTERAAFEEQARQDGITDYAIRETDGKGALKVAGVRDEYFPVRFLQTVSKTRSPLGFDISSEQVRRSALERARLLKRIVATPRIRLLDPSDAYGILLVAPVFSATRTPAELNGYVTAVISLAQLMTVGTVEQDNLAVTMQDLSSPAKPEPVYQSPVAAIHNRLYASSLLSLGDRDYLIEVRPTQIFNLSNQIMMPGRVIWLGGLLSLMLSALLYTLISQRQRALQRVAQRTRELRQRELQLRAAHGQLRNVLDAATEVAIIATDLDGMINMFNVGAQKMLGYPQEEILGKFRLMDLYQSAELEARASNLSRERGKPISASQLMFLDAVQDGTHPSQEWTLQRSDGSTLVVDMLVTAVRDDQGLWTGYLAVCIDVTEHKRVNQALAEQGQLLKKLGSQVPGGIYQYHLAIDGSARFRYASAGMCELFELDEEQLSGDAEVLMRRIQPADLARIKTSILSSAKHLTAWSQEYRVELPRKGLRWLSAASTPERLADGSVLWHGFVSDITDLKRVEQELRALSVTDVLTGAYNRRFFQDRMQAELKRIDRHGGDLSIIMLDVDHFKRINDRFGHATGDQVLRSISEKISQRLRTDDVFCRLGGEEFMVVCPGTRSTQAYQLALSLREALRSQVIEGVDHPVTASFGIASRRAGEGIDAMLLRADSGVYAAKQGGRDRVEPEQP; encoded by the coding sequence ATGACCGCTAAACGTTTCAGGCTCAGAATTCTGAGTTTTATCAATGATCATCGCTCTGCATGGCTGATAGCGGTTCTGGCCTTTCTGGTCGGCTCGGCACTGACAGTCATGTTGGCGCTGGCGGACAACGAACTGTATCAGCGTCAGGTGCGTCAGCGTTTCGATCTGCTTGCCGCAGAACGCTTCAGTCGCCTTCAGGAACGTCTCGACCGGCAGGTTACCCGGCTCGATACCCTCAGCCGCTTTTTAATCTTCTCTCATCAAGTAAAACAGTCGGAATTTGACGGTTTCGTGGCCCCGTTGCTGTTGGGAACCCAGGCCTATACCTGGAACCCTCGCATAACCAGGACCGAACGGGCAGCTTTTGAAGAGCAGGCCCGCCAGGATGGCATAACGGACTACGCCATACGCGAGACGGATGGAAAAGGCGCGTTGAAAGTGGCCGGCGTCCGCGATGAGTATTTTCCGGTGCGCTTCCTGCAAACCGTGAGCAAAACACGGTCGCCATTGGGGTTTGATATTTCTTCGGAGCAGGTGCGCCGTTCCGCGCTGGAGCGCGCGCGCCTGCTCAAGCGCATTGTCGCCACGCCGCGTATTCGTCTGCTGGACCCGTCCGACGCCTACGGTATTTTGCTGGTGGCGCCGGTGTTCTCGGCCACCCGGACGCCTGCGGAGCTGAACGGGTATGTGACGGCGGTCATCAGCCTGGCGCAATTGATGACGGTGGGCACCGTCGAACAGGACAACCTTGCGGTGACCATGCAGGACCTCAGTTCGCCCGCAAAGCCCGAGCCGGTTTACCAGTCGCCGGTTGCCGCCATCCACAATCGGCTGTACGCCAGCAGCCTGCTGAGCCTGGGCGACAGGGATTACCTGATCGAAGTCCGTCCGACACAGATTTTCAATCTCAGCAATCAGATCATGATGCCGGGCCGAGTCATTTGGCTTGGCGGGCTGCTGAGCCTGATGCTCAGCGCCTTGCTCTACACCCTGATCAGTCAGCGTCAGCGAGCCTTGCAGCGTGTTGCGCAACGCACCCGCGAGCTGCGCCAGCGTGAGTTGCAGTTGCGTGCCGCGCACGGGCAGTTGCGCAACGTGCTCGACGCCGCGACCGAGGTGGCGATCATCGCTACCGATCTGGACGGGATGATCAACATGTTCAACGTCGGCGCGCAGAAGATGCTGGGGTATCCTCAGGAAGAAATACTGGGCAAGTTCCGCCTCATGGACCTCTATCAGTCCGCCGAGCTTGAAGCCCGCGCGAGCAATCTGAGCCGAGAGCGCGGGAAGCCGATCAGCGCGTCCCAGTTGATGTTTCTCGATGCTGTACAGGACGGCACTCATCCGTCGCAGGAGTGGACGCTGCAGCGCAGTGACGGCAGTACCCTGGTCGTCGATATGCTGGTCACTGCAGTGCGTGACGATCAGGGGCTGTGGACCGGCTATCTGGCCGTATGCATCGACGTCACCGAGCACAAGCGCGTCAACCAGGCCCTTGCCGAACAGGGGCAATTGCTTAAAAAGCTGGGTTCGCAGGTGCCCGGCGGTATTTATCAATACCACTTGGCTATCGATGGCAGCGCCCGTTTCAGGTATGCCAGTGCGGGTATGTGCGAGCTGTTCGAATTGGATGAGGAACAGTTGTCTGGCGACGCCGAAGTCTTGATGCGGCGCATTCAGCCCGCCGATCTGGCACGGATCAAAACCTCGATTCTTTCCAGTGCGAAGCACCTCACAGCCTGGAGTCAGGAATACCGGGTCGAGTTGCCGCGCAAGGGGCTGCGCTGGCTTAGCGCTGCTTCCACACCGGAGCGGCTGGCCGATGGCAGCGTGTTGTGGCACGGATTTGTCTCTGATATCACCGATCTCAAGCGCGTCGAGCAGGAGTTGCGTGCGCTCTCGGTCACCGACGTACTGACCGGTGCCTACAACCGGCGCTTTTTTCAGGACCGCATGCAGGCCGAGCTGAAAAGGATCGACCGGCATGGTGGTGATCTTTCGATCATCATGCTCGACGTCGATCACTTCAAACGTATCAATGACCGCTTCGGACATGCCACCGGCGATCAGGTGCTGAGGTCTATTTCGGAAAAAATCAGCCAGCGACTACGCACTGACGACGTGTTCTGCCGTCTGGGCGGCGAAGAGTTCATGGTGGTGTGCCCGGGCACGCGCAGCACACAGGCTTATCAACTGGCATTGAGCCTGCGCGAGGCGTTGCGCAGTCAGGTTATCGAAGGGGTTGATCACCCAGTGACGGCCAGCTTCGGGATTGCGAGCAGGCGGGCAGGTGAAGGCATCGACGCCATGTTGCTGCGCGCTGACTCGGGTGTATA